One window of the Pieris rapae chromosome 11, ilPieRapa1.1, whole genome shotgun sequence genome contains the following:
- the LOC110995362 gene encoding zinc carboxypeptidase produces MILKILFLAVTVVTVNAGISYKNYKVYKVTPRNDREVKILTELKDQNEFIFWLNYVKQDVESKIMIDPAKQNIFEKYLSDMGVKGDLIVKDVQSLMEEQLKRPITRNTKEYNWDFYQSWEEIEEWMEDTVAKYPDVAEIVTAGTSNEGRHIRGMKIAFKKRETPVIGMIESALHAREWITPPTATWMINELLTSTDPAVRELAENVEWHIFPVTNPDGYVYTFTNNRMWRKNRNKSLYTNCTHRNVDDDLSNGVDLNRNFGFRWNTIGASDDPCDITYAGPIAFSEPETRAIVNYVEGLQNRGNMVYYFSLHSYSQMLLVPYSDVGGADVLTVPNYGDMFEIASKGAEKLQARHNTTYRVGTSLDILYPVTGSGFDWVKGGANVPIVLLYELRDVGEFGFLLPPRFIRPNCEEFMDSIIEIDRVTRALGYYHISSGNILTISSVLIAAVFFLLL; encoded by the exons atgatattaaaaatattattcttagcTGTAACAGTTGTAACAGTAAACGCTggtattagttataaaaattataaagtttataaagtCACGCCAAGGAATGATCgtgaagtaaaaatattaactgaaTTAAAAGATCAGAATGAATTTATCTTTTGGCTTAATTATGTGAAACAAGATGTCGAATCTAAGATTATGATTGATCCagctaaacaaaatatatttgaaaaatatctatcaGACATGGGAGTTAAAGGTGATTTAATTGTGAAAGATGTACAAAG TTTGATGGAAGAGCAATTGAAACGCCCAATAACAAGAAATACTAAGGAATACAACTGGGACTTCTACCAATCCTGGGAGGAGATCGAGGAATGGATGGAAGATACAGTCGCCAAATACCCGGATGTAGCAGAAATAGTTACAGCAGGAACGAGTAATGAAGGCAGACACATAAGGGGTATGAAAATCGCCTTCAAGAAGCGAGAAACACCTGTGATAGGTATGATAGAATCAGCTTTACATGCTAGAGAGTGGATTACTCCCCCAACTGCAACGTGGATGATAAATGAACTTCTAACTAGTACAGACCCTGCGGTCAGAGAATTGGCTGAAAATGTTGAATGGCATATTTTTCCTGTTACAAATCCAGATGGCTATGTTTATACATTTACCAAT aATAGAATGTGGAGAAAGAACCGCAATAAGTCACTATACACAAACTGTACGCACAGAAATGTCGACGATGATCTTAGCAATGGCGTTGatttaaatagaaactttGGCTTTAGATGGAATA ctATTGGAGCATCTGACGATCCATGTGACATAACATATGCTGGTCCAATTGCGTTTTCGGAGCCAGAAACAAGGGCTATAGTGAACTATGTGGAAGGATTGCAAAACAGAGGCAATATGGTGTATTACTTCTCGCTTCATTCCTACTCGCAAATGTTATTGGTGCCCTACAGTGATGTTGGCGGTGCTGACGTGCTGACTGTACCGAATTACGGTGATATG TTTGAGATTGCATCAAAGGGAGCTGAGAAACTTCAAGCAAGGCATAATACAACGTATCGAGTTGGAACCTCTTTGGATATTTtgt ATCCTGTGACAGGTTCCGGATTTGATTGGGTCAAAGGGGGAGCAAATGTACCAATTGTCCTTTTGTACGAGTTGCGTGATGTAGGCGAGTTTGGTTTTCTCCTCCCACCGAGGTTCATTCGACCAAACTGTGAAGAGTTCATGGATTCTATTATAGAGATAGACAGAGTCACTCGTGCATTAGGTTATTATCACATTAGTTCAgggaatattttaacaataagtaGTGTTTTGATAGCAGCTGTGTTTTTCctgcttttgtaa
- the LOC110995363 gene encoding zinc carboxypeptidase-like — translation MKILLLFLFVGFLEVFAQKQTFEGYKVYKINPKTLNDVEFIKKLQSNGIGELWEDQVHVNYEARVMVPPENVHLFLHKINVEKIDAQELISDMQRVIDNQLLPDAVSRNSANASLLSMTWDRYHNLDDINKWLDELVVNYPGIVKNVTMGKSFENREIRGIVINYKPDREEKLIGMLEGTLHAREWISTAVVNWIIKELLTSRDPVIRSMAENIEWHIFPVVNPDGYVYTFTTNRMWRKNRNTRNFTSCGAVSDDMSNGIDLNRNFDFAWMTVGASSNPCLNTFAGSAPASEPETQAIVNYVRSIKDQGKFIYYYSFHSYTQLIIVPYSNGTSADVLQADNYGDMFEIAARGAAKAKERYGTVYRFGIAADILYVMSGSSFDWVKKETGVSVSYLFELRDTGDFGFLLPASQIIPNSLEIVDSLIEMDKVTRRLGYYYSGASSFVSSLSLIIVCVMLYV, via the exons ATGAAGAtccttttattgtttttattcgtAGGATTTTTAGAAGTTTTCGCTCAAAAGCAGACATTTGAAGGTTACAAAGTGTATAAGATAAATCCAAAGACGTTGAATGACgttgaatttataaagaaattacaaaGTAATGGTATTGGTGAGTTGTGGGAAGATCAGGTCCATGTTAATTATGAAGCAAGAGTTATGGTGCCACCAGAAAACGTACATCTTTTCCTACACAAAATTAATGTAGAAAAGATAGACGCTCAAGAATTGATAAGCGATATGCAAAG gGTAATAGATAATCAACTATTGCCAGATGCAGTGTCTAGAAATTCAGCAAATGCCTCCTTACTCTCTATGACTTGGGATCGTTACCATAATTTggatgatattaataaatggcTGGATGAGTTAGTGGTTAACTATCCAGGAATcgtaaaaaatgttacaatgGGAAAATCATTTGAAAATAGGGAAATAAGAGGAatcgttattaattataagccTGATAGGGAAGAAAAACTTATTGGTATGTTAGAAGGGACTTTGCATGCGAGAGAATGGATTTCAACAGCTGTAGTAAATTGGATTATTAAAGAACTTTTGACGAGTAGAGATCCCGTGATAAGGAGTATGGCTGAGAATATAGAATGGCATATCTTCCCAGTGGTCAATCCTGATggatatgtatatacatttacCACT aacAGAATGTGGAGAAAAAATCGCAATACTCGTAATTTCACATCATGTGGTGCTGTGTCAGACGACATGAGCAATGGAATTGATCTTAACAGGAATTTCGACTTTGCTTGGATGA cCGTGGGTGCCTCAAGTAATCCTTGCTTAAATACGTTTGCTGGAAGTGCGCCGGCGTCAGAACCAGAAACTCAGGCTATAGTAAATTATGTTCGGAGTATCAAAGATCAAGGGAAATTCATCTACTACTACTCCTTTCATTCCTACACACAGCTCATAATAGTACCCTACAGTAATGGGACAAGTGCTGATGTGTTGCAAGCCGATAATTATGGTGACATG ttTGAAATAGCAGCAAGAGGAGCGGCGAAGGCCAAAGAGCGTTATGGTACAGTCTACAGATTTGGAATTGCAgcagatatattat ACGTAATGAGTGGAAGCAGCTTTGACTGGGTGAAAAAAGAAACTGGTGTTTCGGTTAGCTACCTTTTCGAACTACGAGACACGGGCGATTTCGGTTTCCTTTTACCAGCCTCACAAATTATTCCCAATAGTTTGGAAATTGTAGACAGCTTAATTGAAATGGATAAAGTAACGAGGCGACTAGGATATTATTACTCGGGAGCAAGCTCATTTGTTTCCTccttaagtttaataattgtttgtgtaatgttatatgtataa
- the LOC110995360 gene encoding zinc carboxypeptidase A 1 gives MYATILLILNVLILTTAYKSYENYKVYKVIPESDTQLQILTDLKKSGFDIWTEVPMIGKDVRILVSPAQENDFVDYMKGVGLGIEVAIKNVQSLINDQRKPSTPQRSSLGSFTWTVYHTLDKIHEWLDELETMYPNIVRTVTIGNGTEGRAIKGVIIDYKSGQRENPLIGMIEGGIHAREWISPATVTGIIKEFLTSDNTDVRFMAEAFVSHIFPVVNTDGYDYTFTNNRMWRKNRNTLYSTACGTDDDLSNGIDLNRNFDYVWNSKYDVTKLYVTN, from the exons ATGTACGCTACTATTTtgcttattttaaatgtattaatattaacaacgGCCTATAAAAGTTATGAAAACTATAAAGTGTATAAAGTAATACCGGAATCAGATACGCAACTGCAAATCTTAACTGATTTGAAGAAAAGTGGGTTTGATATATGGACGGAGGTACCGATGATTGGAAAGGATGTTAGGATATTGGTGTCTCCGGCTCAAGAAAATGATTTTGTTGACTACATGAAAGGCGTTGGACTAGGCATAGAGGTTGCTATAAAAAACGTGCAGTC tCTCATAAACGACCAACGAAAGCCAAGTACCCCACAACGCAGCAGTCTCGGCTCCTTTACATGGACCGTATACCATACACTAGACAAAATTCATGAATGGCTTGACGAGCTGGAGACAATGTATCCGAATATAGTAAGGACCGTTACTATTGGCAATGGAACAGAAGGCAGAGCAATAAAAGGAGTcataatagattataaatcTGGACAAAGAGAAAATCCACTCATAGGAATGATCGAAGGCGGTATCCACGCAAGAGAGTGGATCTCGCCGGCTACCGTAACAGGAATTATAAAGGAATTTTTAACTAGTGACAACACTGATGTAAGATTCATGGCTGAAGCTTTCGTATCGCATATTTTTCCTGTGGTCAACACAGATGGGTATgattatacatttacaaat AATCGCATGTGGcgaaaaaatagaaatactcTTTACTCCACCGCCTGTGGAACCGATGATGATTTGAGTAATGGTATTGATCTGAATAGGAACTTTGATTATGTTTGGAACAGTAAGTATGACGTAACCAAATTATACGTGACGAATTGA